The sequence ATTGCAGTTTCTGCGTCTAAAATGATAATCTTTAGCGATACAGATGAAGAAATGAATAAAATTGGCAACAAGAAAATATCTGTTAAAAATTTAAATGCATCAATTGACTGTGGCAAAATCAAAGGAGAAAGATTCATTGAAAGGCTTGCAGATTATACTAGAATGGTTGAAGAATGTGCCGGAATCACTCACATAATTGATGGTAGAATACCTAATGTTATGCTTGACTTATTTACTGAGAATAACTCAAGTATATCAATTGTTTTAGACAATCTATAAATAATACTTGAAATCTCCACAATTTCATCTTATAATGGATATAGAAGTTTAAATATTTTCAGCTATAATTAAACGTACTATAGCGTTTAATTGTGGAAGTACCTTGGGGGTATATCATGGCAGAAGTAGGAAATGAACCAAACAAAAAGTCCTTCTGGGCTAAGGTTGGCGGTGTAGCTAAAACAGTTGCAAAAGGTGGAGGCAGAGTGCTTCTTCTTGTGCCTAAAGCTCTTATTTACCCGATAAGAAAACCACTTGTTAAAGCTGCTGAAGCAAAACATGATGCAATTGTTTCAGTTAAGAAAGCTGTTGGTATGACAATTCCTAAAGGAGAAGAGGAATTCAATTTACCTATAGACATGACGCAATCTAGTAAAGATCTTGATGTTCAAATAACAGGATATAAAAAAGGAAAGGTAACGTTCCTAGCACCGAGGTCTCTTATTGGAGATATAGCTCATTTTACTCAAAAGCAATTAGATGAAATAGAAGAATTCAATAAAAACAGTAAGTATTCTAATATATCCATAGACCGTGGACAAAATAAGGTCTCAATTGAAATTGATGTTGAAAAAATAATTAACGATATTAAAGACCATCCTGATAATAAAGGAAAGAGTGAAAAAGAGATAAAAGGACTTGTTCTTAAAGGAATTGCTCAAGAAGTTCAGCTTAGCATTGGAGCAGTGATGAAAGCCGGTGGTAGGTCTGTTACTGAAGATCCAAAAATAACAAGCGGTATTGCAGAGAAGTTGTACCAAGGATATGGTGACCATAAGAAAGATCTTGAAAAAAAGGCATCAGAGGTTGTAACACAACTTAAAGACCAGGTTCAAGATCCAAGTTCATCAGATACTTTAAGGTCTAGGGGTGGACAATCATCAGGAGCTGTGAAGCCTATCGATATGCCTTCAAAAGAAGAAATATTAAGGGTGGCTGGACCATTCGTTAATTCTGGTAAGAGAACATTGGAATCATCAGAAGATGATGGGCAATTGCACAAAAAGCAAAAAGTTGAACCACAAGAGGTTGCCAAGGAGCCTCCTGTGGGTAGCAGTAGGGAAGCGGCAAGAAAAGCTATAGAAGAAGCAAAAGAACGTCAAAAGCAGTCACCGCAAAACGTTGGAATAAACTCTGAAGATTTGAAAAAATTATCGGAAGCTTTGCAGCAACGACCACCTGCAAGTTGTGGTAAAGAAACTGCAAAATTGCTAGAAAGAGAAGAACAAAAAATTGAATCGCAAGATTCTGAAAAACAAAAAGGTTTTGGTATATAATTTAAGGAGGAGTATAATGAGTAATGATATAAATGCTAATATAAAGGAAATTTTAAAGGAAGTTTCAATTAAAGGTTTGTTTGATGTAAAGTTAACAAGCGAAGAGGAAAAGCTTGCGCTGTTAGGAGCAATGGCTACTCCATTTGGAACATATTACATAGAGAATTTAAAAGGAAAGTCTAATGGTCGTGATGCACAAGTCAATCAAGCGGCTGAAGTTGGAGCTTCGCAGAGTGTAGAAGAGAAAGCAAAAGAGCTCGGTATTGGATTGGAAGATGCTTCAAATTGTGAAGATGTAAGTGGTAGTAAAGTATCATTTCCATCGGCTACAGCACCTAAAAATAGTAAAGGTTCTACCATTGGCAAGTAAAGACCTTCAGTAATATTGTATGGGTTATGATAGTAACAACATCTTTGCTCAAATATTAAGGGGTGAGCTGCCTTCTGAGAAAGTGCATGAGGATGAGGATGTATTGGCGTTTCATGATAAGTATCCTGATGCCCCAGTTCACATCTTGGTTATACCAAAGGGTCAGTATATCTCATATGACGACTTCATTCTAAAAGCTCCTGAAAAAGAGGTACTCAGCTTTTTCAAGACTGTGAGAGAAATAGCACATAAGTATAATTTAGAAAAAACAGGATATAGATTAGTTACTAACCACGGCGAAAATGGAGAGCAAGTTGTGCCGCATTTTCA is a genomic window of Wolbachia endosymbiont of Folsomia candida containing:
- a CDS encoding HIT domain-containing protein, translating into MGYDSNNIFAQILRGELPSEKVHEDEDVLAFHDKYPDAPVHILVIPKGQYISYDDFILKAPEKEVLSFFKTVREIAHKYNLEKTGYRLVTNHGENGEQVVPHFHVHILGGKKLGKHVNS